The DNA sequence TATGCAATTTCTCAATGATCAAGTGCTATACCAATAATACCATCCATATTTATGTTGGTACGTTTATTATTCCATTTATAAGGTTTGCTGTGTGTATTTTGAACTCTCGATTAGTGAGACGAGTACTATGCTGAGATATTCTAGCTTTGGATTCAGTTTCTGAGTAACGGTAGCTAGTTGTAGGGATTTATAATGCAACAATATTGCTCATGCTTAATATGATTCTACTTCCTGCAAGGTTTGGCATCTTTGGAGGTGCTGGCAGTCCCTCCTATTAGATGACACTTAAATGGTTTTTAATACCCTTGAAGATACTGTGTAGCCAGAAGCCATTTTCTCTACCCGCGTGTTTTCGTACCAACATTTTAGTAATTGGCCACACACTTTTAATTTGCATGTTATCTGAAGTTTCTTAATTTTTTACTTTCTTGTCCTTTATATGTTAGTTGTTTGTGGCAAGTGGGCAACTGATACCTTTTCACAACCTGTAGTGCAATGCTTGCAGTCCTTGCATACTGGACAATTCAACGAATTTCACCGAAACAGAATCAAATATATTCATAGTTGTTAAATTAAGCAAACAAGATCTCCGATTCTTAAATTACTATAGATATATACCTCTGTCATCTAATCTCTGTAATCAGACACAGTTTCTCATACAACATAAAGCTTTTGATTTTGATCTATATTCTTACGTAATTAAGATCTCATGGGTATCTTTACATTTACAGATGAGCTCACATCTGCGGTTGCTCCCGCGAGAATATTCAAGGCTTCAATAGTTGACTCCCACAATTTAATTCCAAAACTATTACCACATGCTGTTAAGAGTATTGAACTCCTGAAAGGAGATGGGGGAGCAGGAAGCATTAAACAGATCAACTTTGCTGAAGGCAAGATGACTCTAGCCTATATACATGTAACATGTACCTCTATTTATTTGCTTTTATTTTGAAAGCATATATTGACAGACCTGTTTTCCTGCTCGCAGGAAGCAAAATTAGGTACTTAAAGCACCAGATCGACGACCTCAATGAAGAAAATTATGTGTATAACTACACTTTGATTGAAGGAGAGGGAATGATGGACAAGATTGACAAAATATCGTACGAGGTAAAGTTTGAAGCTTCATGTGCTGGGGGAACCATCTGCAAAATGACGACCGAAGTTTATGCCAAGAACAATTTTGAGCTAAAGGAGGATGAAATAAATGATGGGAAAAAGAAGGTAATGGGAATGTACAAGAACAATTTTGAGCTAAAGGAGGATGAAATAAATGATGCCTATGTGTAGCATGGCTTTAAGCAATTGAAATGTTCCCTTCCGGTGCAGGGCGAAATACCCGGGGCACAAAGAGAGGCTAGAGCCCCAGATAGACTAAAAAAAATCAGTAGAATATGTATTCCAGCCCCAGGTATTCTCTTAAAATGATGAACTGTAGTACTAATGAACACGCTACCATGTTTATGGTTTGTCTAATGTGGCTTTGTATTGTTTATTAACACTTTGCTGAGCTGTCCAAAAGCAAGGGAAATTAGCAGATATATTCTTTTTCAACTTTCTTTCTTTGATGATGTACATAGAGTTTCACGGTAAAAGTTGTCGATTGCAGATACATTCCGGTTATCTCATCTTTTCTTGTTCTCATAATTCAccttttataataaaataaaatataggagtttttcttttcttcccattttattaattaattttggaCTAAATATTTTAAAAGAGTCGAACTTTATTTTTGAAAGTTAAACTCACGCACACGTCCCAAACTTTTGATCACTCTTGGAAAAATCAAGAACTCGAGTACTCGCCCACATCACATCCTTGTTAGATAAGAGTcaaacttttaaataaattaagtATTAAAACTTTAATTTTTTGATAAAATGAATATGTCGAATGTCATGataataatatttcaaaatttaaaataaattaatcaacaAATGATTTTTTAGTATTTTCTTCGCATTCATTATTTTAATAGTTTAGAATTATGTGATGTCTCTTTTTAATATTCATACGACTttttattttattgaaaattgtAAATTAATACATAATCTTGATGGGTTGTAAAAATTAATATATGTTTTCATTCGTATAAGTAATGATGGATTGCCTTCGGGTTAGCGAGACCATAAACAATAAAGATTTGGATCATTCATCATTTGTAATGGTTCTTCAAGATGTATTTCATCTTATGCCTATGTTTAAGCACTACAAAAAAAACGGCTAAATACGACCGGCAGAAAAACGGTCACATTTAATTAAATACGACCGGGAacggtcgtatttaactaaatacgacCGTTTTTTTGGTAAGGGTAAATTCAACCAACATTCGGTCGAATTTACGAGCACGGCTAAATTTAACTACCAGCGGTCGAATTTATGACTAAATACGACCGCGCTAAATACCACCGGTGTTTTATACGACCAttttcggttgtatttagccgcaCCCTTAATTTTAACTAAAATCGGTTGAATTTGACTTCGGTCGTATTTAcgcggttgtatttagccttgttttcttgtagtgaaggCAATATCTTTTCATCGAAATAATTGTGTTAATAAAGCAACACCCCACTCGTTAGCTAGTTAGCTTTTTCACTAGATTACCTTTAGCCTGCCggcttgatttttgatttttttgtgctTGTTTCTCCTTTAGTAAATATTACCTTTATCTTTCAAAAAATATTACATCCCTAACAATACTTTTAGAAATATGAGTCAAGAATATTGAATATTGGATTCCCTCCGTATTGCCTTGTATGGGTGGCAATGTTCAATGTGGGATTTGTGTCGGGTTGACTCTGCCTGAACTTCTCTTTGGTCTTGCCCGAACCAAACCCCGACTTGAAATAAATTAGGAAATTTGAACCCAAACCCAATCTGGTGGGTATCAGCAATATTAAAAGGTCGACCTATTTAGAATAAGGAATCAAAAATAATCTCAAGGAAAAGATCGACCTATCATTATTAGGAACTCAAGTGGCTCGTGCCTTGTGTCATACACCACACAAAATTACCCGAAATAATCTCACACAATCAGATATTTAGAATAAAGGAATCAAAAATAAACTAGCAGACTTTAATTTGTAAGGTCACGGATGTAAAGTCCCATATACGGTATACCATACAAATGTAACAGAAGACACTAGTACGGAGTTTACAAACTTTTAAAAATACTTGAATACACAACAAACTACAGTTAATCATTGAAGTAAAAATTGTAATAAATAAATTCCAACTCCCCATTGTATCTTCCAAAAAGTCTCCTTGAAATGCGAATGTATCCACCGGACTTGCACCTGATAAAGGAAAATTTATGTTCCAAATTAATATTATTCAAATATGAACAGATGCAATTGTTTGCACATTtatccataaataattaaatgcATTCTACGATATTAAAAGAAACTCCAGAGCGTTACCACTTGATTTAGTGAAATAATAATAACCCTGAATCCAATCTTGATTTAGTATGACACATTATGTTTACTGAAGCAAATTGCATCTAAGTTCATTTCATTGCAACTTTGATTTATTTTCTCTGGAAAGAGCCTAACGGTAGAAAACATGGTCGTTCCAATAATTATGTGCACTCCATCCCCGGTCTAGTAAAACTGGCTATCAGGAACAATTTTTTTAGTTTTAAGCCCTTTCATAGATAGATTAATAGTGAAGGCTCTGATACTCTTCAATAGTCCCACTCAATCCTACAATTTGACAACAAAATATACCCAATACTAATACCAATACAAATAACAATGATTCCAATAAATTGGGGCGGTAGCTAGGATCGAACCCGAGTCCCTCCCCTAGACCGAGCTCCGATACCATGTAAGTAACATGTCGCTCTAAAACCTTAAGCTGTTAGAGGAAGTTCCGAACAAGATCTTATACTCTTAAGTTTAGATTTCTGAATTTCTTAGTCTAATTTCTCTTTCTTATGCTTTTTCTTTGAGTTTTAGTATATTTTGCTTAGCAACAAAAAGAAAGAATGTTCATTGCATTTACCAAAAATGATCATGCCGAGCAGATCATACCAGCATATTTTTATGAACGAAAAATAAAATCACACATCAAGTACTAGCTGAAACACAGTCTAAAACATTAAGGAAAAACTAAAGGGAACAAATTAACAAAAGATAATTCAGTATACCATAAGTAGCGAAGTGTAGACTCTGGCACTGTTGCTACCTGCTAGCCGCTACTGTCTGAAACAAGCAACATCTACATATATCAGAAATCACAAAACATTTCAAAAATACATAAAGGAACATCAAGTACAGATAACCTTTTACTCTCGTCCTTATTAAGGGTCAAATTCAAGATATATATCTTTACATATTTCTTCTATTTCTAACTCAGCAGTTGCAAAACAGAAATAAATGTTTTAAATTAGGCAATTCCTTTGGGAGTGTCAAGACTAAAGAATGTTTCTCTCAGAGAAATGCTGGAATTCCAAGTTACACAAATTAGAGTGCATAAGAACAGATAACATCATGCAGCTATTACTTAACAAGAAAAATATATACCACCCGCTGTGACTGTGCTGTCAATGTTTCTGGTACTACCTTCTAAATTTCCAGGACAAGACAATAGAAATTAACCAAATTAGAAAATTGAAAGAAATAATAAATGTATGTGTGAAGAAGAATCCAAAGAAGTTAAAATTTTGACGTTCTAAAGCAGTCTAGTGGAAGCTACATTAATGTCATATGATTCTTCTGGTCATTGATGAACGTAGTTCTAACTCGTAAGATTAAAATACTCATCGGGTGAATGTGCTTGCTTCATAATTAAAGTGGACACTTCTTAAGATTCGGACTTCATGATGTTAAATGTAAAATGGAGTAATTTTTTGATTCCACCTTTCTAGCAGTCACTGATCTACACTTTATTAGTATATGGTTATCGATGAGCATAAATCTGTAAAACATTTTTCAAAGCTATGTGTGCGCGAATAATTCAATCTCAAACCTAATTGTGCCCTAGGTTATGCAGTTACTATATACTTCACAAAAACAAAATAATGCTATATATGCCTCCCACCGAAATAAATTAATCAGTGCCCCAAGATCCACTATTTGATGCTTGCATTCCTTGTTGTATgaaaatttaaaactaatttcaaataaaaatattcataatttaaTATTGGATGTTGTATCTTACTACAAGATCCACTATTTGATGCTTGCATTCCTTGTTGCATACCTGAGGCAATGCTTTGACAATAGTTGCTCCAGGATTGCCACCAAGTAAGTACGTTTTGAATTTAACAGGCATTATAAAAGTTTCTTTATATCCCGGTGATAGCTTCACATACTTCAACTTTCTGAACGGAGAAGGCGTGTATTCACGATAAAAGACAGCTTCCacaaaaaattcctaaaatatattaGAGCTCAGATATTTAAAATAAAGCAATCTGAAAGCCAAATGCAGTTTAAAACTAAATCTCAGCATGCAATAGATTAAGATAACAGGTACCATGGGCATTCTTTATTACAGGAATATTTGATTTTTCGGGAAGCCTTACAAATTTATAAACTTAAACTACTGTTCACCAGATAATAGTTTAAGTTTACATTTTGCTGAGGAAACAAGAAAaaagttaaatatataattaccTGAATGATAGCAGAGTCGAGAGTAAGGATCTTGGCACTACTCAATTTCGATAACATATTTATGAAATGACGATAAGCTACACTCTTATTTTCCCAAGTCGCCTTATTGCGTACTGGTTTGTATCCCATAGTTTTATAGATACATTTTCCTGCTCATCAACATCTAATTTGACCTGAAAGATACCAATACAACATAGGTCGCAGAGTTTTGGTGCCACGACCACAATCTGACAATTACAATGAGAGGGTACAATTAATCTGGTACCGATCTTTAGGCACGCTAATTGAGGACAAGATATAGTGAAATAGGGTATGAACCTTGTTGTGAAATATAACTTGACATCCCGCACACTAACAAGTGCAGAGAAGAAATGAGTGATATTCTGAGGTAAAGGTACATCATCCAGTTCTAAATTTAATAAATCTGGAAAATCCCAAACTTCTTGGGGCAAATTGCACCTTTTCAAACTGAGAGTTGTCAGCGCAGGCAAGCTCATAGATGACAACGACTCGGGCAACTGGACACCATCAAGACACAGAGTTGTTAAAGCAGGCAAGCATATCAGACAAGAAACAGGTAACTTGTAGTTGTAGATATGGGGAGGGCATATCaaatgcaaagttttcaaaacgGGTAACACCCATACACGATCTGATCCTGATGAATCACCGAAATCAACAGGCGCCCTTAACTTTAGTCTCTGTGTGGTGTTAGAACTAAATGTAGACAAATTAAACGGCTGGTAACGATGAAACTCTAAATCAATATCAACCTCCACAACATTATGGTCAATTGGGTACCTAATCAACCTTCTCAAGAAACTTGGCGGAAACCGATAAACCGCAAACAACTTGAAACAAGAAACAGGAGTTTCATGGTTTCGATTGGACAAAACATGTTCCATAAATTTGATGATACCAGAATGTGTGTATGGGAAAAGTTGGTCATACCAATCAAAAGTGAGGGAAGAGGTAGTTGTCCATACATGCCTCCATCGTTTCGAGAGAACGCTAGTTTGAACTGCTTGTCGAGTGCCAAGAAATGAGAGAATCTGATGAAGTATATCGTCAGGTAAGCTGCTGAGCCTGTCCCCTTCATCGTGCTTTGCTATCTTCGGCCTCTGGTTCATTTCTATTGACCCAATCCGTTGATTTTTGTGTTGGATTAAGATTATCTTCTGAGGAGAGTTTATGCTTCAGGAGTTCAGGGTGTCAAAAAGCGGCATAAACCAGGGGGTTATTCAATCGTCTTTATAAGGATTTCTTTTGGATTATAATAATCGAGGATATTTAAtttagatttcaaataattttaaaTCCGAAATTATTCAATACATAttgaatttattttttaaaacatGACActtaatttagattttaaaaaatttacaaGTATTAATATGACTTTTACGGATTAAAAAACCCAACCTGTTAGTTGAGaatatttttacaatttttttaatatgatgtatgtaGCAATACTGTACACTTGTTGAGCTGTCCAAAAGCAAAGGAAATTAGCCTCTTCTTCAACTTTTTTTATAATGTACATATAAAAAAAATAGGAGACGATGTCCCGTGGATTTATTCAATcgattttataaatatttttttggaTTTCTATAATCCACGATATTATATTtagattttgaataattttaaatcCGAAATAACTCAACTTGTTATACGAGATTATTTTTGCACCTTTTTTATGTGTGGTTGAGCTGtccaaaagaaaaggaaattagCCGATCTACTATTCTTCAATTTTCATTTTTTGATAAGGTACATATAATTACACCTTAAAAAATTTCGATTGCAGATTATCTCATCTTTTCCCATTCTCATAATTCactttttatattaaaaaaaattctagTAGTACATCTTTTCTTCCCcctttattaattgattttagatCATTTGTTATAAACCTGTCTTTAATGTCACCATTTGAGTAAAAAGGTCCAAAATGTTACTATTGTAAAATAAGGCCCAAAATATCATTTTACCACACGCTATATTGTAACATTTTGGCCATTACAATAACGCTACATAGTTTAGCATTTTCTGcttttttccaaaaacaattacAAATACATAACCACCCCCAAGTATATGTGTGTTATTGTGTGCTGAGGGGTGAGCTACAATCACACTGACCTACATACACAGAATTGAGGATAATCATAACTGAATTTTGCAGGATTTATATAGATAACTACAATATAATCATCATAATTGAAAAGGGGATATAGATAGAGTCACCTTCTACAACCATAAATTTTGAGATGTCACTTTCTCTTCATATTATATTGATTATGTTTTTTCGATATTATGTGCATATTTTCTAATAATTTTCATAGATATTGTGTTTATATTGTTCATGCAGATGTGTTCCTACTGTGTTGAATTAAGTTGAGCAACGTTCAATTTCAACTTTCGAGTCTGGCTTGAATTGGTTATCCAGATTAATCAATTGCTATAGATTTTTAAGCCTTCCCCCATAGAACAAGAGGAATCTAGCCCTCGTACTTTATTACAGtcaagaaaaaatatttaagcCTATCTGTGGTGCTTCGTTCCTCAGCTGTTTATCTAATTTAAGAAGCTGAAGTTTTAGCTGGGGAACTTAGGTCTCGGGCTGTATTGGGCAGTCGAGAAAATATTTATAGCAGCCACAATATCTTTTTCAAATTGAGGTGTTTGTAAAATTTGCTGCACTGTTTCTCGCAGAAGTATTGCTGGTAATGATATATTTCGCAGAGTTTTTTGTCTAATATACAGTCTTCTATGTTCTCATTCTTTTTATAtcttatttatgtgattttattcGGATATTGCAACATGTCATGGCTATAAATAGTCATAAAAAGTGAAATTTTTACTTATGTAATGGTTATATTCACTATATCATATTTTAGCTTTCGCAACcagatttttaaaaatcattaaaaaatattattattgaaaaATAATTTCATGTCTATTGAAAGGGGTTTTAAAAATGTTAtaactgaatcaacaaaattaTGAGGTTATTACAAAATACATGTTATTGCAATGTATTACATAACCGTTGCAATAGATTAAAAATTTGGGTCCAAAATCTAGGCGGGTTTTCTGAAAATTTCAAGTGGACTTGTTAAAAAAAAATTCCCGCCttatgaaataaaaataatacaaTAATAAAACACCTAAAACACTAACTTTATATGGCAGACACTCAAATCCCTCGATACACAAACTCAGACACACACAAATATAGGCATAATCGAAAAACCAAAGCTTGGAGCAGGATATTTAAACCTAGAGGAGATTAGAGCTCAAAGAAGAGTAAAGCTCGAAAGGTATATAGTTTTCTACAAATCTTTTCCATAAATGGGTGTTCGATTATTGTTAGATATGTCTTAGTTAGGGTTTAATTTAAGTTTCTTTTTGTATGTTTTTACTAAACCGGGTGTTAATTAAGGTTTAATTTGGATCAGCCTTACATCTCGCTTaacattttatatatatataattataatggAAGGAATCATTCAATTATAAAATTAGGATGACCAACAGCTTCTGAGTAACATGTTCAACAAAGTAGCTTAATTAGATTGTGAATTAATAGTAATTTATTCAGTGTTGGTAGTGAAACTTTTACATCTTGGCTCTTCAATTAATAATAGTGAAAGTTTTATATATTGGCTCTTCAATTAATAATAATGCTCATCCGTTCTTGATCTTATTAATTAAAAAACCAACTATAAATAAATCAGTCCTACGATAATTTCATTGGATACGTAGGTTTGGAACACTTACCTTGCTCTGCTTCCGATGTTGAGATGTTTCTTCAAGTTTTAACTGGTGATAAAAAGAATGAGCTTTTGGATAAGTTGGTTGAAAGCTGTGGAGCTCCTGTCGCAGTGCCAAGAAAAACTTATTGGGCAATCAATTACAGTTTTTAAAGTTCGAGAATTAATTGGAGACATGTGCACTCTTTCTGCAACTAGTATGTAACACTGTCTACAAATTATCTGTCATTCTATTAATATTGTTCAAGCATATCTTTTAATAACTATTTTAAAATATCCAATTGGTGGTGAAACAATTGTCTTCATTTAACCATGCCCTGATATATGTTGCCATTATCTATTATCTTTTCTCTAGTTCCTTTTGCAAATGGTATAATTCTAAAATAAAGCGGAAAATTGCCAATTATTATCTCTGAGTTATTACCAATTGTAAGTAAATTTCCTGTTAATTTCACAAATTAAGTTTAAGTCTTCACTTAGGTCAGGTTTACCGCAACATTCCATTTTGCAGGGTGTATATTGAAAATGGCTATTGTCTGTTTTAGtaattcttctctctttactTTAATATGTTTCTTCTCCATACACAAAGTGATGAGACTAGTGACCTTAAATTTTTGGTGGGATTAGGCAAGAGAATCAGAGATGATGATAAAACTACAGAAGATCTTGTGGTTATGAAAATTAATCTTACTGGTCAAATTTGTTCTGGATATCCGGATAAGGTGGGTGTGGGGAATAATAGAAATTCTGATGGTAATGCAATGGTCACAATGAAAAGAAAATATGATTCAAAAAATCATGAGAGAAGTAACAACGGTGATCCGAGAGGAAGGAATTGAGAATAAATGGTTTTCTGCATGGTGAGTAACTTCAATGCAGCATCCTTTAATTATAAGCAACATGAACTTAAGTGATGTTTCTATCTTTATGATAGATTAAAAAGTTATTAAAGAAACTATATTTTGACTTCATCGTAACTGATTTTCCTTGTGGGCCTATTGCACTTGCACCCTTTTACGGTAATTGTAAACTTTGTGGAATGCCATGTATTTTTTTGTGTTCGTGGAGCTCTTTACACCAAACCGCCAACTAAAAATCTAAGGGTAATAAAAGAGTAGTTTTGTAAATTATTTTTTCTTAGCTGCTTCTTATATGTGACTCTTTGTGAGCCATAGGACAGGTGACAGTAACAAGGTGAATAATAGTATCCCATTCTCACCTTCTACTTTGGAGAATAAGAAGAAACTAGAAACATTAAAAGCTAGTTATCCTATCCTCATATGGGGTGATTGGTTATTCAAAGGTTGATAGTAAGTTGAATAATACATTCATGTCCTCTCGTTCTGCTTCTAAAAATGGAAAGACGTTAGAAACATTGAAAGCAAGTTCCCTGTTAACCTTTGAGTGTGCCCGAAGTAGGAGCAAGGTGGATGACAAATTAGAGCTTGCTCATCCAGTTCTGGAAAATAAAGTGGTTCAAAAAGCTGCTACCCTCACAGCAGCTAGAGGACATAAGGAGATCGGTCACTCAAAGGTTGACAATAAGGAACACAAGGTAAATTGCTTTGTAAAGGATAAAAGGCCACATTGTTCCTCAACGAGGCCATCTTCTACATTTAAACAGATTGCTGGAGAATCTCCCAAACTTCCCCATCCTGATTCCAAGTATTTGTGTAAGATACTTGCTATGCCTGTTAATTTCACAAATTAATTGTCAGCCTTCACTTAGGTCAGGTTGGCCGCAATGTTCCATTTTGCAGGGTGAATATTGAAAATGGCTATTGTCTGTTTTAGTAATTCTTCTCTCCTTACTTTAATATGTTTCTTCTCGGCAGATGGTCCTCTAGTTGGCCATTCACCCTGCAGGGCAAACTATGCTTCTTCATCTTGGTGCATTTTTAATGCAAAAGAAAAGTTTAATTGGTCACACGATTACTTAAAATGACATAATCAGGTTAGAGTGTCGAGGTATATTGTTGCTAGATCAAAAGTTGTTGGAATTGGGTATCCTGATGTTGCTCATGTGACGGCTGAtaattttgtgacgtaattaagtcaataaagtatgttttatgtgatgtgattataattatgtgactaagtgctgattaattgtcttttctgtatattagaatataggagcgtcAATAAAATCATTCTCGTTGTAAACTATGCTTCTTCATCTTGGTGCACTTTCAATGTAAAAGAAAAGTTTAATTGGTCACACGATTACTTAAAACGACATAATCAGGTTAGAGTGCCGAGGTATATAGTTGCTAGATCAAAAGTTGCTGGAATTGGGTATCCTGATGCTGCTcatgtgacgactgagaattttgcgacgtaattaagtcaataaagtatgttttatgtgatgtgattataattatgtgactaagtgctgattaattgtcttttctgtatattagaatataggagcgtaaataaaagcGTTCccatttaaagagtcagcttaggagttaagctgtgttgtcgggccgtcaggtagaacggaacccgtcctaataaggagttaaagaatataaaatatgaattatgtgtgattgagtgaaatgaatgtttaaataaagtatttcgtcctaagtgacgtgtccttcgataatgataatgagaagcttaattgaaacgctgagcgtcgggccgtcaggctgaacgtgacccggtacgcgtagaaaaggataaagattaaagaaggacaaattctatgatcagacctgagtcgttacgtgatcgtatatgtgtgtttgcttgtctgtgtgcatgaatttgtgatatgtgacatttttatgaatttaagtgaattgtttaatttaaataaaggtttatttaaccttcgcgcatttttataaaatcatctgagtaAGATAACTGCATGAGATTTGTTCTGATATCTTCGTAATAAATCTatagactttttaaaaatgatggacggatttatttggtcatcgttgcattttaaattgatttttatgtgataaagtgtTATTATTAGCACAAATTTGTAAatatcatataaaatcaaccgtatgctcaaaatcttattatgagtaatggttggaaagctaatttcgagatctaccTGTTAAAATTTTTTATTCAAATCAAATTCATCTTTCCGAGAGAAGTATTTACAGATCAGCTCTATTTTCTTTTAAGGATAAAAAGAGAATCAAAATATAGAATAACCTAATTACTATATTACCCTCCCATGGTAATATATAATCACCCCACCTCCTTCTTCTTATTTTTTTTCCCGAGCCCCTCCcttctttctctcttttctctcgtTTCTTCCTCCCTCTCGGGATTTCTCTCTCTCCCCggaactactttctaccatggGTTTAAAAAGAGATCAAAATGGTTATTTATTTGGCGTTTTAACCTAAATTATAGACCAAATAGCAGTTTAGGCTTTTCTtatactgttagatatatttgataatgtcatgtgtaatatgatttctgtttagttttcagatcttacttaataggacaaatcagtacttaactggaaatcagcattTATACTGATGTCAAAACTtaaagttgtcagaacttaagttatcaggaaatatttatcagaagataatatcaggacttaaggagactttcagataaggaaggcggctgattgtagggaaagaagatcaagacaaacgcaagaagaaatatgcatgaagaaaaaATTCTATGAAGTATAGAATAC is a window from the Apium graveolens cultivar Ventura chromosome 1, ASM990537v1, whole genome shotgun sequence genome containing:
- the LOC141710660 gene encoding putative F-box/FBD/LRR-repeat protein At4g13965 gives rise to the protein MNQRPKIAKHDEGDRLSSLPDDILHQILSFLGTRQAVQTSVLSKRWRHVWTTTSSLTFDWYDQLFPYTHSGIIKFMEHVLSNRNHETPVSCFKLFAVYRFPPSFLRRLIRYPIDHNVVEVDIDLEFHRYQPFNLSTFSSNTTQRLKLRAPVDFGDSSGSDRVWVLPVLKTLHLICPPHIYNYKLPVSCLICLPALTTLCLDGVQLPESLSSMSLPALTTLSLKRCNLPQEVWDFPDLLNLELDDVPLPQNITHFFSALVSVRDVKLYFTTRFIPYFTISCPQLACLKIGKCIYKTMGYKPVRNKATWENKSVAYRHFINMLSKLSSAKILTLDSAIIQEFFVEAVFYREYTPSPFRKLKYVKLSPGYKETFIMPVKFKTYLLGGNPGATIVKALPQMLLVSDSSG
- the LOC141710648 gene encoding major strawberry allergen Fra a 1.08-like yields the protein MGIFTFTDELTSAVAPARIFKASIVDSHNLIPKLLPHAVKSIELLKGDGGAGSIKQINFAEGSKIRYLKHQIDDLNEENYVYNYTLIEGEGMMDKIDKISYEVKFEASCAGGTICKMTTEVYAKNNFELKEDEINDGKKKVMGMYKNNFELKEDEINDAYV